A section of the Petrimonas sulfuriphila genome encodes:
- a CDS encoding 6-bladed beta-propeller, producing the protein MMKQIFFFISFILFFLACTHKEVPLEYPVIDLVGSVEKHQRVYCSDLFSSIDLVPLETKEKCLVVYTPIPKIILKDSVIFISGNTFYAFDVSGKFLNQIGTKGQGPQEYLHSTRFFINTDTPTIYMEDLRKIVEYDFSRNYIRTIQTPEINDTKLIKSHNSVSN; encoded by the coding sequence ATGATGAAACAAATATTCTTTTTTATTAGTTTTATATTGTTTTTTTTGGCATGTACTCATAAAGAAGTACCATTAGAATATCCTGTTATAGATTTGGTCGGAAGTGTGGAAAAACATCAGAGAGTTTATTGTTCTGACCTATTTTCATCGATCGATCTTGTTCCTTTGGAAACTAAGGAAAAATGTTTAGTGGTATATACCCCTATCCCTAAAATAATACTCAAGGATAGTGTCATTTTCATATCAGGAAATACATTTTACGCTTTCGATGTTTCCGGAAAATTTTTAAATCAAATTGGAACAAAGGGACAAGGTCCCCAAGAATATTTGCACTCAACGAGGTTTTTTATAAATACTGACACACCCACAATATATATGGAAGATCTCAGAAAAATAGTAGAGTATGATTTTTCAAGAAATTATATACGAACTATTCAAACACCTGAAATTAATGATACTAAATTAATTAAATCTCACAACTCTGTCAGCAACTAA
- a CDS encoding efflux RND transporter permease subunit has protein sequence MIKFLLRRPIAVLMVFLACVIIGIITYNTLPVSLLPDIAIPEITVQVTGDNMSARELENTVVKPVRRQLMQVGKLRDIRSETRDGSALVRLKFDFGTNTDLAFIEVNEKIDAAMNSLPRDFRRPRVIKASATDIPVFYLNLTLKDDAPYTDTDEQKFLDLSDFADNVVKRRIEQLPEVAMADMTGLMYRHLQIVPDLPMLESASISLNDIENTLAANNIEPGSMIVRDGYYEYNIKFSSLLRTPEDVRNIYLRKGDRIFQLKDLAKIEVARQPETGMSLINGKRAVTLGVIKQADETMKSLKKSLHATLADLERTYPDVQFTVNRNQTELLDYTIANLRENLTLGFLLVFIVALLFLGDAKSPIIIGISMTTALLTTFIFFYLFGQSLNIITLSGLILAVGMMIDSAIIVTDIISQYRMQGYSLEESCIKGTNEVITPVLSSTLTTIAVFVPLVFMSGIAGAIFFAQAFAVSVGLLISYFTGIILLPVLYKLVYGMKIRPNKIGDFFARTQRQADKRAFSWYDRGIEIFFRHKTVTFLFIILSVPFCVLMFRVMPKSSMPHIDHTETVAMVEWNENIHVDENRERVFNLMKSTDEMTTEHAAYVGHRQYLLDKENDLTPSEAQLYFRTGKASQIDKLKQYISGWIKKNYPHAVVTFSPPENVFEKIFDTSEADIALQLYPANRGEVPDAETIHTTERKLLAATGEEAEGVPFEQQYTVSIDKEKLLLYSVDYAEVYRTLRTAFRENQIAVLRSYQQYLPISLAGKQQTVQQVLRETLVKTNTTSGNPGTMIPLQSLVKVHRGEDIKTIVAGKNGEYIPMNYYNVKHPETLIKNAETVIRQDNVWEAAFSGSFFSNRKMLGELVVILLVSVLLMYFILSSQFENFLQPLIVLVEIPIDIAFALVLLWVTGHTLNLMSAIGLIVSSGIIINDSILKLDMINELRKQGVPLMEAIHTGGVKRLRAIIMTSLTTILAMVPLLFSFDLGSELQKPLAIGMIGTMVIGMLVSLFVVPVVYWAIYRNKTSDMKTVEND, from the coding sequence ATGATCAAATTCCTCCTCCGCCGTCCCATCGCCGTCCTCATGGTCTTTCTGGCCTGCGTAATTATCGGCATCATCACCTACAACACGCTGCCCGTGTCGCTGCTGCCCGACATTGCCATTCCCGAAATTACCGTGCAGGTGACGGGCGACAACATGTCGGCACGCGAACTGGAAAACACCGTGGTCAAACCCGTCCGCCGCCAATTGATGCAGGTGGGCAAACTGCGCGACATCCGCAGCGAGACCCGCGACGGCTCGGCATTGGTGCGCCTGAAATTCGATTTCGGCACCAATACCGACCTGGCATTTATCGAGGTGAACGAAAAGATTGACGCCGCGATGAACAGCCTGCCCCGCGATTTCCGCCGTCCGCGAGTAATTAAAGCCAGCGCTACCGATATTCCCGTGTTCTACCTGAACCTCACGCTAAAAGACGATGCGCCTTACACCGATACCGACGAGCAAAAATTCCTGGACCTGTCCGATTTTGCCGACAACGTGGTGAAACGCCGCATCGAGCAACTGCCCGAAGTGGCCATGGCGGACATGACCGGACTGATGTACCGGCATCTTCAGATCGTACCCGACCTTCCCATGCTGGAATCCGCCTCCATCAGTTTAAACGATATCGAAAACACCCTCGCGGCCAACAACATCGAGCCCGGAAGCATGATTGTGCGCGACGGCTATTACGAGTACAACATCAAGTTCTCCTCGCTGCTGCGCACGCCCGAAGATGTGCGCAATATCTACCTGCGCAAGGGCGACCGCATTTTTCAGCTCAAAGATCTGGCAAAAATTGAGGTGGCGCGCCAACCCGAAACGGGAATGTCTCTTATTAACGGAAAACGGGCGGTTACCTTAGGAGTTATTAAACAGGCGGACGAAACCATGAAAAGCCTCAAGAAATCGCTCCACGCCACGCTTGCCGACCTGGAACGCACCTATCCCGACGTGCAATTTACCGTGAACCGCAACCAGACCGAACTGCTGGATTACACCATCGCCAACCTGCGGGAAAACCTCACGCTCGGCTTTCTGCTCGTCTTCATCGTGGCGCTGCTTTTCCTGGGCGATGCCAAATCTCCGATAATTATCGGTATCAGTATGACAACCGCGCTGCTCACCACGTTTATCTTTTTCTACCTCTTCGGGCAATCGCTCAACATCATCACCCTTTCGGGACTGATCCTCGCCGTGGGAATGATGATCGACAGCGCCATCATCGTAACCGACATCATCAGCCAATACCGGATGCAGGGTTACTCGCTGGAAGAGTCGTGCATCAAGGGAACCAACGAGGTCATCACGCCCGTGCTCAGCTCCACGCTCACCACCATTGCCGTGTTCGTGCCGCTGGTGTTCATGAGCGGCATAGCCGGAGCCATCTTCTTTGCACAGGCGTTTGCCGTAAGCGTGGGTCTGCTTATCTCCTACTTCACGGGAATAATTTTGCTGCCCGTGCTGTACAAGTTGGTGTACGGCATGAAAATACGCCCCAACAAGATTGGCGATTTCTTTGCCCGGACACAACGGCAGGCCGATAAACGGGCTTTCAGTTGGTACGACCGCGGAATCGAAATTTTCTTTCGCCACAAAACTGTCACGTTTCTGTTTATCATCCTTTCCGTTCCGTTTTGCGTACTGATGTTTCGCGTCATGCCCAAATCTTCCATGCCGCACATCGACCACACCGAAACCGTGGCAATGGTGGAGTGGAACGAAAACATTCACGTGGACGAAAACAGGGAGCGGGTTTTCAATCTGATGAAATCGACGGACGAAATGACCACCGAACATGCCGCGTACGTTGGACACCGGCAGTACCTGCTCGACAAGGAAAACGACCTCACACCCTCTGAAGCGCAACTCTATTTCCGCACCGGTAAAGCATCGCAAATAGACAAGCTGAAACAATACATTTCCGGGTGGATAAAAAAGAATTACCCGCACGCCGTGGTTACGTTCTCGCCTCCCGAAAACGTGTTCGAGAAGATATTCGATACTTCCGAGGCAGACATTGCCCTGCAACTCTATCCCGCCAACCGCGGGGAGGTTCCCGATGCCGAAACCATCCACACAACGGAGCGAAAACTGCTTGCCGCCACCGGAGAGGAAGCCGAGGGTGTGCCCTTTGAACAGCAATACACGGTGAGCATCGACAAGGAGAAACTGTTGCTTTACAGCGTCGATTACGCCGAAGTATATCGCACGCTGCGCACCGCTTTCCGCGAAAACCAAATAGCCGTGCTGCGTTCGTACCAGCAATACCTGCCCATTTCGTTGGCGGGAAAACAGCAAACCGTGCAGCAAGTGCTGCGTGAAACGCTGGTTAAAACCAACACCACTTCGGGCAATCCGGGAACGATGATACCGTTGCAGTCACTCGTGAAAGTGCATCGTGGCGAAGACATCAAAACCATCGTGGCGGGCAAGAACGGCGAGTACATCCCGATGAATTACTACAACGTGAAGCATCCCGAAACGCTTATCAAAAACGCTGAAACGGTTATCAGACAAGATAATGTGTGGGAAGCGGCCTTTTCGGGCAGCTTCTTCTCCAACCGGAAGATGCTGGGCGAGCTGGTGGTTATTCTGCTGGTCTCCGTGCTGCTGATGTATTTTATCCTCTCCTCGCAGTTCGAGAACTTCCTGCAGCCGCTCATCGTACTGGTGGAAATACCCATCGACATCGCTTTTGCATTGGTGTTGCTCTGGGTAACGGGACATACGCTCAACCTGATGAGTGCCATCGGGCTGATCGTGTCGAGCGGTATCATCATCAACGACAGCATCCTGAAACTGGATATGATCAACGAACTTCGCAAACAGGGTGTTCCGCTGATGGAAGCCATCCACACGGGCGGCGTAAAGCGCTTGCGTGCCATTATAATGACGTCGCTCACTACCATTCTGGCAATGGTTCCGCTGCTCTTTTCGTTCGATTTGGGTTCGGAATTGCAGAAACCGTTGGCCATCGGGATGATCGGGACGATGGTAATCGGGATGCTGGTCAGCCTCTTTGTGGTGCCAGTGGTTTATTGGGCGATATATAGAAATAAAACGTCGGATATGAAGACTGTGGAGAATGATTAA